The following proteins are co-located in the Telopea speciosissima isolate NSW1024214 ecotype Mountain lineage chromosome 9, Tspe_v1, whole genome shotgun sequence genome:
- the LOC122638675 gene encoding dof zinc finger protein PBF-like produces MQQEGGGRGRVELMGSLQPQDRRVKPSTGENQQQQQPPQQPQKCPRCESLNTKFCYYNNYSLSQPRYFCKTCRRYWTQGGTLRNVPVGGGCRKGKRSKRPSSADNPPTRSTTQQQLISASATTSNTAVTSTTTGETDLIMVAASNPIPSMTSAPSSSVYYGGGGFLSSLATLQSFNPSMNVGGDFGGSNLALLQGFGLPSFTPQQQQQLQQSQAFHMGNRETKPLQVFPTEENPIQGSSTRSSTSHQNWHQSFIEASNSKSEPTYWTSSSGHNNNNNNNNHNNSNSNNTTSGSSLIPSQWLSDLPGYGHSSQPFL; encoded by the coding sequence ATGCAGCAGGAGggtggaggaagaggaagagttGAGCTAATGGGTAGTCTGCAACCGCAAGATCGGAGGGTGAAGCCATCAACAGGTGaaaatcaacaacaacaacaaccaccacAGCAGCCACAGAAATGTCCTCGTTGTGAATCTCTGAATACCAAATTTTGTTACTACAACAATTACAGTCTCTCTCAGCCTCGTTATTTCTGCAAGACTTGTAGAAGATACTGGACTCAAGGAGGAACCCTCAGAAATGTTCCTGTGGGAGGTGGATGTCGAAAGGGGAAAAGATCCAAAAGACCCTCTTCAGCAGATAATCCACCGACAAGGTCAACAACACAGCAACAATTAATTTCTGCTTCAGCTACTACTTCCAATACTGCTGTAACATCAACGACAACAGGAGAAACTGATTTGATTATGGTTGCTGCTTCTAATCCGATCCCTTCCATGACATCTGCTCCATCTTCTTCTGTCTATTATGGTGGTGGAGGGTTCTTGTCTTCCTTGGCAACACTTCAATCTTTCAATCCATCCATGAATGTCGGTGGGGATTTCGGGGGTTCTAATTTGGCTCTGTTACAAGGATTTGGTCTCCCTTCTTTCACTccacaacagcaacaacagctTCAGCAATCACAAGCATTCCATATGGGTAATAGAGAGACAAAGCCCTTACAAGTTTTTCCTACAGAAGAGAACCCAATTCAAGGAAGCAGCACTAGGTCTTCTACTTCTCATCAGAACTGGCATCAAAGCTTTATTGAAGCTTCTAATTCCAAATCTGAACCAACTTATTGGACCAGCAGCAGTggccacaacaacaacaacaacaacaacaaccacaacaacagcaacagtaACAACACTACTTCTGGTTCTTCTTTGATACCAAGTCAGTGGTTGTCTGATCTACCAGGTTAtggtcattcttcacaaccctTCTTATAG